The Bombus pascuorum chromosome 11, iyBomPasc1.1, whole genome shotgun sequence genome includes the window gaaaaggaacgtTTAGATCGAGAAGCGGATAGTGCTAATACAAccaatgaaaatttgttacaaCAACAATTATTACTTCAACAAATGCAAttgcaacagcaacaacaacagatGCAATCAAATATGAGCATCCAAATGCAAGGTCAAGTACAAATGCAGTTGCAACAGAATCAAATACCTttgcaacaacaacaacaaatgCAAACTGCTGCACAACAACCTCAGCAACACAATTTACAACCACAACAAGTCCAATTGGTTCAACAGCAACCATTAATGCAGCAACAAACGTCTGTTGTTCAGCCACAGCAAGCACAACAAATGCAACAAGTGACTCAGGTTTCACAGCAGCAAGTGCAGTACCAACAACAGCAATATCAACAACAGTTACAACAACAGTatcaacagcaacaacaacagccACAACAATTTCCTCAGCATGTTACGCAAAATTTAACTGCTACTTCTTCACAATGCTCTACCCCACAAACTGTACAGACTCAACCACAATTTCCTCCAGTATCTCAACAAatacaacaacagcaacattTGCATCAGCAACAACAGTATATACAACTGAATCAAATGAATGTGCCACAACAAATGGGTCATCAAATACAACAAGCacagatacaaattttatcacAACCCCAACATATGCATCAGCAAATATCGCAACCTCCACAAGTGCAATATTCTCAACCGCAAATACAGCATGTTCAAAATCAGCAGTACTATCAGCAAAATACGACAGGAACCTCAGGATACAGTACGCAACCCCTATATCAGCAAAATATATCTCAACAAGTGTATCATTCGTATGCCAGCTCAAGTTCCTCTGGCCATGTAGAGATTTTATCATCCAACCAGCCTACAGCCCAAATTTATTCTCATCCAAGTATCCCTCAGAATACAGCACCTCCAACTTCACAGCCTTACATGCAACCACAGCCAGGACAAGTACAAGCATCTGTACCAACTGGTCTAAATCTTCAGAGCACGTCATCAGCGACTCATATGCAAAATACAATAACATCAACAATTCCAAATATGCAAAGTGCACCTACTCTTATTTCGAACAGTGGACATCAATCTCAGTCTCAACAAAATGTCTTagttcaaatgaaatattcgcaAAGTTCTAGTATTCCTACTTCTGTACCCATATCATCTGGGATTTCTGTGCCATCAACAACAGTGTCTCAGCAACAACAGCATTTCATTTCAAACACAGAACAGCTATGTTCTAACACAGAAAGATCTTCTTTATCTAAACAAGATACAATGGATTCTGTGCAATCTTTGCCAACGGACGTACCGCCTACTATTCAGGATCAAGGAAATATCTCTAACGTGTCTAACATAAGCACATCTCAAGTAGCAATGCCAAATGAAGggtaaatatatgaaatttcaataattcgttaaataaatattgtttaagaAACTAACCAATATTTGgtttatatagaataaatcaAGAAAGTGCAGAGAATGTCACTTTATCCGAAAGATCTAGAGTAAAAAGATCCGGTACGAAACGTAAAAAGCCTGGTATCAAATTAACAGTTTTATCTGTAAGTAGTAATGAGGGACAATCAATGATTGTTGAATGTCAGTTAGATACCAGCAAACAAAAAACTGTGACATTTAAATTCGACAGAGATGATATGGTACCTACTGACATTGCTAATAACCTGGTAagtaaataatagaattttatatgtcaatatttttatcttcaaaatttttattattattctattcttATTATCTTCAGGTTGCTGAAAATTTATTGCCACAATCTCAATGTGAAACGTTCGTTGAATTGATAGAAGACATCGTTAAACAATTACGTTTGGATCCTACACGGGCTTTACCTTTAGTAGCACATGGTCCACCAGATCAATCTGCCGGTGGTAGTCCAGTCACGAGTCGTCGACCTAGAGATCGTGACCACAGTCTTGATACAGCTAAGGTAATGGTTTTCTTTCCGTTTTTTCGATTTGTTctatagatattaatatactacgaatataatgaaatttatacaatttatctACAAAGGaaattcgttttctttttttttctttttttctgtttttttatcagagaaacaaatagaaataaattttgaaatagaagtttttaacaaaaatcatTGTCATTAGTATTATTACTTAAGAACCTGATACACAAAAGTCCATAATGCATATCATAGGACTATTTTGCTTGTTGTAAGTtgttttcttgaaataatagAACCatgtttcttatatatttcatattaaaataacgtTGTGGTTACGCTCGAGATGTATATCTCGTGATCCCATAAAAAAAACACAAGGGTGTACCTCCAAGGTATAATTGGTGTGTATCGTTTTGGACGCAGCAGGTGAGACATGGCTCGCTAACTCGTCAAAGCAGCCACCGATCGTCGTACAAAATCCATCGTAGACACCGTTCGGTGAGTTCATCGTCCCCTCTATACCTTATCCTGTTTCCTATATTTCATCGTATAATCGTGGACGTTTGTGCATCCTTTTTGATTCATGATACATTGTGTTCGGACATTTGTGTATCTTTTGAAGTACAGCAATATTATATGACGACATTTCCTGCATATTAAATTCCTCCTATAGGCAATTTGTATAACATAATGGTTAGACTATGGCCAGGGCGtactttatactttaatttttatatatttgttcttaattatatattacatttaatttttacttgaaaatttttcagGAAAATTCACTCTTTTATGaagattataatttctattagcAGTATATTacaatacatttatatataagagaatcctatatatataaaataacaaacaacATTCATACAGCATTCTTtagaaatgaatgaaattgtaCTTATTTAAACAGATTTTTTGTAACATAATAGCATTTTAAGATATGCattcattattaaaaatacctaTTTGTATTtcccttttttaatttattttaaatatacttagTAATGTAACCaaattatataactgtattttgcaataattatttcatttatgccGCTATTTGGTTTTGTTTACGTgcattgtaattattttattggtaAAAGGTAAAGTTTGATAGctagataattattttttgtatgatTCCAGAGAGACGAAACTTCCAATACTTCTACACCTACCAAATTATTACCGATTGATCAAATTCTTTCTCACATTACGGGCTCCACCTCCATGGATAAGCAACAAAATGTGCAAACGCCTGATAGCCAAATGGGTCCTGAAAACACATCAGCTGAAGCATCCAGAAGATCATCAACCTCTACACAAAATACGGATACATTAACACCGACTAATTTACCAAGCGATCCCACTGATCCAACTCAGGAAACCATAGTATCTGCAACAGCAGACACAGTGTTAGACGCGCAAAGTATACTTAAAGATGAAACAGCTAAATCAACTTATATCCAAAGTCAAATAACCGATTCGACtgtaaatcaaataaatgaaaaatctaaaGAATCCGGCGTTCAAGATGCAATGgaacaagagaaagaaacgaataaagagACACACTTTGATGCCACAGCTGCAGAAGTAGCTACATTAACTGCGCCACCTCCAGCACGAAAAATTTCTCGTTTTTTAGTTAGCCCTGTAGTTGAACAGAAGATTGTTACAAGTGAAGAGGGAGGATCTACTTCTGTAGAAAATACAGATAAATCTAACGTATTAACAACTCAACCTAGTTCATTATCGCAATCAAATACAATTGATGAGGGGCAAGTAAAACACGATGATCTAGAAGTGAATGTTTTAGAAGCACAAGCTATTCCTGAAAAATCTAATATCGAAATCGTTACGCAAAATCCTCAATGTATCGCAGAACAAGTAGACACTGTTCAAACAATTCAACAACCGGTACAACAATCAATTACTCTTCAAAGTACTGTACAAGGGCAAGCAATCCTACCCATATCACAAATGCAACAGAATGTTAGTGCTGTGCAATCTAGTCAACAAAATGTAATGGTTCCAGGATCAGCAATAACGCATCAATCGCCTCAACAGGTACAAGTTGTATCTCAAAACGTAGCCATGCCACAAAAGGATCCACAAACTCAAGTTTCATCGAGCGGAATCAATATATCAGGACAATATCAAAATCAATCTATGCCATGCAATATTCTATTACAGCAACAACAAATTCCTATACAACAAAGTATAGCGCAAATGCACATTCAGCCTGAACATCAGCATCAGGGACAAATGCAAGCTCAACGACCATTGCAACAATTTCAACATCAACAAATACCGCAACAACATCAACAATATGTGATACTTCCTAGACATATTCCACAATTACAACCAGCCACAATCATAGATGAGAGAAACCGCAggatttctaatatttctacaACATCGAACATGTCTACGGATTCGCAAATTTCGGAAATTGCTAATATGACGGACGATAAGAAGCAAACAATGATCATGCCCAATTTATCGATGCCCCAAACACAGcatgtacaatttatttctcaaCCAGATGGATCAAATATCACTCCTTTACCACAGACTGTTTTGGAACCAATCCAACAGCTTCAAACAGCACCTCAAGCTACAGTGAATGTCCCAGCAAATGTATCTGTACCTGTTTCAGTTCCTGCCCATCAAACTGTCACTGTAGAGGTTGCTCCTAAAGTTACACTTAAAACTAAAGAAGTTTCATCAACGCTTCCAGATTTAGCACAAAATTTAGCAAATATACTTTCGAACCCGAAATCGAAATCTGTAACTCCTCATTGTTTAACTACCCACGAACCAAGCCAAGCTGTAAATATCCCAGGAACTACAATACTCGAATATAAACCTACTCTCCAGTCTGAACAGTATTTTCAACCTATTCAACCAGAAGCAAGTCAAATACAAATGCAACCGCAATTACAACATAATTATCAAGTGAACACAACACAGCAAGGAATTCCACAAACGTTTCAATTTAGTCAACAACCTCATCAAGCTCAAATACCTCTGCAGCAAACAATGCAACTGAATGCAACCCATCAGATCGACCCTCAGTTACAAATGGCacaacaaaattttcaacaaagCAAATGGGCTGCATCTAtgaatcaaaatattatacagcaATCTGCATCAATCAGACATATTCAACAGATTCAACCACAATCGCAACAAACTATCCCACAACACGTTATACAAGAAATtcaaaatgtagaaaattgcATTTCTTCCGATCAATCTCAGTTTCATTTAAAGCTCCCTGATCAACAACTCTTAGGAAAAGTATCCGAAACAGAAGCTCAAGAAGCTAATTCAGCTGGgtatgtatagtatatataatattgccaAATGTTTAATACAGGTATgtttatacattaatttattttgtctaTATATTAGGCGTACAACTTCTGAATGTCCTTTATTATCGGAGAACGAAAGCTCTAGCCATGATGTAACTCCTGAACATACGTTCGTTGAATCTGTAGATTCGGTATTATTTACACAAAATCAAACAttgcaacaacaacagcagcagcagcaacaccaacagcagcaacaacatcGAAAGCTTAGTCAACAGAATTCGCTAGATAAAGTCTCAGATACGACTACTGGAACTAGTGTTCCGGGTGGAACAGGTCCACAAACAATAGCAGATCTCCATCAAAAGCTTGTTCAATTAACAAGTCAGCCGTCCGAAGCACTTAATGTAGGCACACCTCCTATAAGTTATCCAGCTACTCCTCATAATCACCAGATAATAGGTGGATATGATGCTTACATGCATTCTTTACAACAGAAACTTGTCAATATTGGCATGCCAATTTCCACTACACATGGCATagtaagtaatttaaaaaatataaagaattaaattcttttgtattttgtattaataatgtGATAAATACATAGCAAGGTCCTCTATCACCGCAGACTACGATACAGTCAACTACAAACTTGACTGATTCAAATGTTCCAACAAGTGTGGAAAGTTCTGTTTTAACTCAAGAAAGCTCAATTCAACAACTTACGCTTTCTCAAACTGTAAGTTTGACGTTAAGAACGTCATATACATTTGTCTTGAAAgattcaaattaataaaatgaaaatataaaattttcttatgttCAGCATGTAGATTGCTCTCTCGATAGTCCAACTCCAACACCTGGAGGGGCTCCTGTAGGGTCTGAAACTATGAGTCCGAGTAAAGAGAGTATAAAAGTTCGAACCCAAAGACCGGGATCTCGTCTCCAAGAATTAGAACAAGAATTAGCAAAAATTCACAGAGGATCGATTCCAGCAACAGCTTCTCCACAACCTTTAACACCGCCTGTATCCATCAGTTCTGTTCCGCCGTCGTCCGTTGGTTCTATTCAGCTGCAACCATCGTTACAATCTACTCAAAGTTTATTGACTACTGTTCCACCTGTAACTGCTGTACCTGTTGCTACCGTTACTCCCAGTGTCTTTACATCACGCTCTGATACGAACACTCCGGTGCAAATAGAATCTCAAGAAAATGTTTCCGAGGTACATATAGAGTATATTTACGTATAGCAAATTTCGGTATTTTCAACGAgcgttttcgaaaaataactaactaattttaatagaagGTTAGTACAACACAACctgttagaaaaatatcaagatTCGTGGTTTCCAAGGTCGCAGGTCCTCCTAGTAATGCTGCTACACCGATTCAACAACATACCGATATGTCAAAAAATCAAACAGAAGATTCAAAGGTTTATCACATAGATGACACACAGGGTAAGTATTCTAAAGATCAATGAAATAGATACATttagaaatgtttaaaaattaaatattcatgaattaCAGGTACACCAGTACAAATAACTCATAGCCGTGAGGGTTCTCTTCCACCTACGCAAATTACTCAGCCTATTAATGCTCCTGTTGTAGAAGTAAATATATAGCTTCActaagtatatgtatataattaatttatgcgCCATTAATCCAactgttaatattatttatagcaaatagaaaaagatgaGAGATTTTGGACATTAACACCAAGTGAAGAATATCAATTGCTTATAAAAAAGTAGGTTTAcatctataaaaatttcatcttacaattttataataattaaaaattaacttcTTTTACTTCCGTATATATACAGGCAAACTATGGAATTAGAATCCCTGCAAAGAAGACATAGAGAAGAATTGGAACGATTTCAACAGCATCAATTACAGCTATTAATTCAACAGCAACAGCAAGCAAGTGCACTTCATCAACATCACCATCAACATCACCATCAACATCATCCAGTGCTTTATCATACTGTTACGACTAGTGTGCCAGgttagtaattaatagtaactTTAAGTAACTTTAAACAGCTATTTTATATATCccatttcaattattatatttcatcgcCCATTGTAATGACATAATTCTTTTCCTAACAGGACAAACTAGACTTCCAGGTACAGAAGACTATTTAATGTTTAACACAACGCCCCAAACTCCTTTACAAAAAGCTCCGAGTAATTATCCAGATACCGATGAAACATTACGATTAGCTATGCAGAAATTGAAGCAAACTCCTTTGCAACTACAACCACAACAGGCGGCAACTGGAATACCACACGCTTATGTTATTCCAATTCCAGTAGTGCCTTCTGAAACTATGCAAAACGTGTCTCAACAACCTACTAGTTATACAAGTGAACTAACCGAATCTCTAGAGCCAGCACATAATCCGGCAATTATAAATTCAACGCAATATCAGTTCACGCCTATATTACCAGATGGAACAAATATCGCAGTATCCTCTACTGGATCCTTAGTTACACCTATACCGATATCAAGTTCAACGGGAAGTGGAGGTTACATCCAGTATCATGATAATCAAAcattatcaaattttcaaacatttagTTGTACACCACATGGCGGTTTCTTTTTACCAGCTGGCTATCGGCTAATATACGCTCCTTCTGGTGGAACGTCTCAGTCGCAGCCAGCTACACCAGCTACCCCACATATAGGAAATTCTCATGACGGTACACCGCCGGCAGAACCTTTGCACGCCGCAAATGTTGACAATTCAACAGCTCCACCTTCCCATACCGATCAATAACGTAATCTTCAACAGGTTATGAtctatatttttcgatttacTCATTTTCGTAAtacattctttatttaaacgtGTTGCCCTTATCCATTAGTATGAGAATCATGCATTATTACAATTGTTATTCTATTATAGTTTTGCTAATACGTATTGCTACCCTCGTCTTCGTGGATATGTATGCGAGGAGATGCGAATGAAAGTATTTAGGATGTATTTGATATTGTAACATCCGTGCGTATCGCTAAAATATTCTCGTTATCTGTGCGTCagcatattaattatttgatatgtGCCTCACAGCAAAATTAAAACTCTCAAATCGTACACGGAGAATATTTTGAATGAACGAATTAAGCTTCTggacaaaaaaataaaacataggaaagaaaaagaaataaaatattgaaattgagGATAGAGGCCTTTACATGTACTGTGCTTATATCTTATTGTAGTAAATATCATTCTTTAGTGAAAATGCTTATTAAAAGACTTTTTCTGCTCTCAATTTATTGATAGCACAGTCCACATTAGTACAGGCCTCAGCTAGTCTTACAAATGATGGCGTACAGCCATTCTGCtcgatatatatgtataactgtTAATGTATACTGAATGCTTTGGAGAGAGAATGTATGTTTACGTGTGCATGGATGTGATTGCAGGAGTCAGACagagaaaaaatatgattaatataGTCACTGTTATGCTTTAATGTATTTCTAGCGATTTTAcctatttcaattaaaaaaaaagtcatGTGTTACTAGTTAGCAGTTTCATGTATCTTatctaatattatatcaaCTATTATCTTTTTTAGACTTGattgtgaatatttttattattgcatatttaatttatcgaagtttatttcatttgaattgGCATTTCATTTACAATACGTTCTGAAATACATTTGCACAATCCATTCCTTCGAATATTTTaggaatttttgttatttagcACTTCAATTTCTGATAAAATGATGATGAAAATAATGGTAATCATCACAGATATTGAGAATCtaagtaagaaaaaaagaagctcAATAGGGACATGACATATGTATGAAATTCATACATGTTTTaacaatatcaaaaataaaataatctagTGCTTGTGTTACATcccaaaaaatatattttaaattttcatctgTGCTATCACATATTGCATTTTGCAATATAGTTAAGAATAGCTTATTTGTATAACTACAAATATTACTGCTGTTTATTGATGATTATAATGTTATCTTTATTTCGTTCAAATAATTGCAGTTCTCGTCGTTTTTAATGTTGCGATTTATTACTGCTTTAAgcatgaatttattattatcagtatTAGAATGtcgaaaactattttaaaattttgaatatgaagttttttcttgtaatttccAAGTTATTGATACTTGATcatgatattatattaaattacactCAATTGTTtcatatacacatatgttttatttctaaGTTTTGCATACCATAATTCCGTTATTTCGTTTTCCACTTTATTTGggtgaaaatataattataacattaaatcCAGTTAATCCACCTGGTAATAAATTCATGTGGCTGTTGAAcgaaacattataatataggTAATTGTATGTATTTCTTATGGAAATGCATTGCAATTATTCTTATATagttacttttaaataaatttattagataATACTCAAAGAAAATGCATAACATGTAATACttaatgtacatattattcatttactgTTAGGTGGATTGGCTTTTGATAAAGATGCAGCTTCTATGTTTGTTAATAAAAGCTGAGTATATGAAGTTTctaaaataaactatatttaaatataataatttacagtgATATAGTTTggtaaaaattgattttgaatTTCTTAAACTTATTCATTGAATGTGATGAAATGCATGAAATAAGACAAtagaaatgaatattatttcattaacagCATTGCAACGGACTACTTCCttccaaatatattttacacaatGTGATTTTAGATATGCATagtactataataataatggtgATGATATAATTGgagtaaatttttgtaaaacattATTGTTGTTTTACCAAAGAATACCAAACCGCACTGTTACatacaagaaaaaaaatcacaaTGTGAATTCATCATAATTCTCTTCTACTAATATGGCATCTAACTTGATGGAATTGAACAACTTAGTACATTCAGACATaggtattacaatatatttttcagaaaatatgacaaaaaaaCAAGTAAATCATATTTTGCTACATTTAAAAGATTCACACATAAAGTCTTAGTACATATTGATGGATCAGAATTTAATGAAGTAATTTATTAcagttatttaatttatttaacagattcatataattaattgcaagcatatatagataatttgttgatttatatatatatatatatgatttatatacatatatatgtatatatatatagtatgtacTGTATAAGCATACTGTTCTAAACATATGAATATATCGTatgatattttagaaatgcAATTGTGAAAAACACATGTTTCTTGTGTTACATtttgctttttcaaatttcgaatgtaaaaaaacaaaatttgactTGAATAAtagaatgaattaaatttatctataAATTACCCTTAAAATTACActgtacaaaaatttgaagCTCACTAATTAGAGCATATAAAAAAAgctttttaaaagaattgtaTGTAACTATTACAGAAAGGTTTAATTATGTTCTAAAATATCTTGTACTAGTGTTTAACTACCTTgcttgtaataaaaatgaaaaatatgaaaaaagtttAGACAAAAATAATCAAAGAGCTTTTCCTGTGCTAACTAGTGTATAAGTTCATACATGCTTTAAAACTTATGTAATCTATGTTGTGTGAAATTCtataagaaattttgtaaagacTGATTAGATATGCATCAGCATTCAATAgattgcaaaaaaaaaaaaaaaacaaaattaatttaaaccaTTCACTGTATGGGGAAAAAATTGTAACTAATAgagatatatagaaattaatacaaaGAAACCTGAAATAATTTAGATTCAACTcagaataatattatcttcCATTCCTTACTTGAGAAGTAATTACATCAAAATGTAGTTTGTGATGTTAAttaatacattgtatatttgtgaaatttatgaatatattatgtagaCAACAACAcaacttttttaattagtattgcatgtactatatttttaaacaatatttttctatgtcacataaaattataaatttattgaaattcttttacaTGAGTTCTGTTAAATCTAAATCATCTATTGCAaagattataaagaaaattaaaaaatagtatatCTTTAACAAATAATTGGTTCAATAATGATATCTACATATCATTACCAtctttatttacatttgtttaataattatcttaCAATAATAGTACagtagatataaaaatagtttgtGGCCACAAAGATGttaacttatattt containing:
- the LOC132911751 gene encoding serine/threonine-protein kinase Wnk isoform X4, whose amino-acid sequence is MPRCCNENKAVSSVGTSREHNTEDILLTQSRSFTIGNQLELEEDPPIVEKSHRRVRCDLSPVPTSTSTNLNIKLLSIKADRNSRQDQVETGSGGYRERKKEIKKRAAIGNTVRGFLSSGHSRQDRYETNRQQSSGGSGLSSLCPKLVASGGGGNQSGISLAVGHLASQEGVGPCSVVTTQRIHNHTHNHKRQRKLSIVSQAGTSAHSSGDRKTSNLSRSSTPICKKQVRTQRADHTDSLSITSNGVASSSPSSKKKVLSALRICEKSSSRNLNSPSLDHENDRSFSDAEEAITATENVFNVPGSSSTPSTPLSRLKSKKSDEDETSVEYNISKEGADSSRNPSDKKGSLDSNEEKTSTLECFESSKTSNIIKKISANSIDEEISTQNKQKIISTSSTSTKSSNLKSRNKYVAEKMIEQHNSKNLKGINMEKNINTSSSTETSMSSAANKNNEKTKRKTSNEEPKSINLAENEDLTKNSEKNVIDDKNDMQQTEEMVKSSRFVTSKVSEEIVETEIKDIDAQREVEEEVTIYDEDDNGTSISDIVATQALHESLSKLGKVPPLDTELKNVKDTNTQDETKMVKEEKEKEVVQEEAVEGFIGPLLDENFKADEKLTQKTMAMEEVRNLLMKVKVQTVEDDDDEEKAIGISPDGRFLKFEEEIGRGSFKTVYRGLDTQTGVAVAWCELQEKKLNKTERLRFREEAEMLKGLQHPNIVRFYDYWEVTLTRRKYIVLVTELMTSGTLKTYLRRFKKINPKVVKSWCRQILKGLSFLHSRSPPIIHRDLKCDNIFITGTTGSVKIGDLGLATLKNRSFAKSVIGTPEFMAPEMYEEHYDESVDVYAFGMCMLEMATSEYPYSECTGPAQIYKRVVSGVKPQSYDKVENPEVREIIEMCIRLKKEERPLVKDLLNHEFFADDVGLKLEMVSRDSAVADAELSRVEFRLRVLDPKKRTNKHKENEAIQFDFDIQTDNAEEVASEMAKSSLILEEDVKAVAKMLKSQISTLLREREERKAKEEKERLDREADSANTTNENLLQQQLLLQQMQLQQQQQQMQSNMSIQMQGQVQMQLQQNQIPLQQQQQMQTAAQQPQQHNLQPQQVQLVQQQPLMQQQTSVVQPQQAQQMQQVTQVSQQQVQYQQQQYQQQLQQQYQQQQQQPQQFPQHVTQNLTATSSQCSTPQTVQTQPQFPPVSQQIQQQQHLHQQQQYIQLNQMNVPQQMGHQIQQAQIQILSQPQHMHQQISQPPQVQYSQPQIQHVQNQQYYQQNTTGTSGYSTQPLYQQNISQQVYHSYASSSSSGHVEILSSNQPTAQIYSHPSIPQNTAPPTSQPYMQPQPGQVQASVPTGLNLQSTSSATHMQNTITSTIPNMQSAPTLISNSGHQSQSQQNVLVQMKYSQSSSIPTSVPISSGISVPSTTVSQQQQHFISNTEQLCSNTERSSLSKQDTMDSVQSLPTDVPPTIQDQGNISNVSNISTSQVAMPNEGINQESAENVTLSERSRVKRSGTKRKKPGIKLTVLSVSSNEGQSMIVECQLDTSKQKTVTFKFDRDDMVPTDIANNLVAENLLPQSQCETFVELIEDIVKQLRLDPTRALPLVAHGPPDQSAGGSPVTSRRPRDRDHSLDTAKQVRHGSLTRQSSHRSSYKIHRRHRSRDETSNTSTPTKLLPIDQILSHITGSTSMDKQQNVQTPDSQMGPENTSAEASRRSSTSTQNTDTLTPTNLPSDPTDPTQETIVSATADTVLDAQSILKDETAKSTYIQSQITDSTVNQINEKSKESGVQDAMEQEKETNKETHFDATAAEVATLTAPPPARKISRFLVSPVVEQKIVTSEEGGSTSVENTDKSNVLTTQPSSLSQSNTIDEGQVKHDDLEVNVLEAQAIPEKSNIEIVTQNPQCIAEQVDTVQTIQQPVQQSITLQSTVQGQAILPISQMQQNVSAVQSSQQNVMVPGSAITHQSPQQVQVVSQNVAMPQKDPQTQVSSSGINISGQYQNQSMPCNILLQQQQIPIQQSIAQMHIQPEHQHQGQMQAQRPLQQFQHQQIPQQHQQYVILPRHIPQLQPATIIDERNRRISNISTTSNMSTDSQISEIANMTDDKKQTMIMPNLSMPQTQHVQFISQPDGSNITPLPQTVLEPIQQLQTAPQATVNVPANVSVPVSVPAHQTVTVEVAPKVTLKTKEVSSTLPDLAQNLANILSNPKSKSVTPHCLTTHEPSQAVNIPGTTILEYKPTLQSEQYFQPIQPEASQIQMQPQLQHNYQVNTTQQGIPQTFQFSQQPHQAQIPLQQTMQLNATHQIDPQLQMAQQNFQQSKWAASMNQNIIQQSASIRHIQQIQPQSQQTIPQHVIQEIQNVENCISSDQSQFHLKLPDQQLLGKVSETEAQEANSAGRTTSECPLLSENESSSHDVTPEHTFVESVDSVLFTQNQTLQQQQQQQQHQQQQQHRKLSQQNSLDKVSDTTTGTSVPGGTGPQTIADLHQKLVQLTSQPSEALNVGTPPISYPATPHNHQIIGGYDAYMHSLQQKLVNIGMPISTTHGIQGPLSPQTTIQSTTNLTDSNVPTSVESSVLTQESSIQQLTLSQTHVDCSLDSPTPTPGGAPVGSETMSPSKESIKVRTQRPGSRLQELEQELAKIHRGSIPATASPQPLTPPVSISSVPPSSVGSIQLQPSLQSTQSLLTTVPPVTAVPVATVTPSVFTSRSDTNTPVQIESQENVSEVAGPPSNAATPIQQHTDMSKNQTEDSKVYHIDDTQGTPVQITHSREGSLPPTQITQPINAPVVEQIEKDERFWTLTPSEEYQLLIKKQTMELESLQRRHREELERFQQHQLQLLIQQQQQASALHQHHHQHHHQHHPVLYHTVTTSVPGQTRLPGTEDYLMFNTTPQTPLQKAPSNYPDTDETLRLAMQKLKQTPLQLQPQQAATGIPHAYVIPIPVVPSETMQNVSQQPTSYTSELTESLEPAHNPAIINSTQYQFTPILPDGTNIAVSSTGSLVTPIPISSSTGSGGYIQYHDNQTLSNFQTFSCTPHGGFFLPAGYRLIYAPSGGTSQSQPATPATPHIGNSHDGTPPAEPLHAANVDNSTAPPSHTDQ